Proteins encoded by one window of Venturia canescens isolate UGA chromosome 2, ASM1945775v1, whole genome shotgun sequence:
- the LOC122407104 gene encoding EEF1A lysine methyltransferase 2, with the protein MSESEELNASELGTLDYWEKIYDREIENFKDHGDVGEVWFGEQNARKVVRYISKELDLSPTDKIVDIGCGNGWTLIELSKNGFTQLTGIDYSEKAVDLASKILQDSSEVPSSTINLMVCDILDIESSSLANDFKLIHDKGTYDAISLNPDDPQGQRTKYIKNVCNILRPDGYLVISSCNWTKDELITHFQGDFDVVCSLHTPAFSFGGKVGESLACVVFRKKK; encoded by the exons ATGAGTGAAAGTGAAGAACTCAATGCCTCGGAGTTGGGAACATTGGATTA CTGGGAAAAGATTTATGACcgtgaaatagaaaattttaaaGATCACGGGGATGTCGGTGAAGTCTGGTTTGGTGAGCAAAATGCTCGTAAAGTTGTCAG GTACATCAGCAAAGAACTTGACTTATCACCAACCGATAAAATTGTGGATATCGGCTGTGGTAACGGTTGGACGTTAATAGAGTTATCCAAAAATGGTTTCACTCAGCTTACAGGAATAGATTACTCTGAAAAAGCTGTTGATCTTGCCTCCAAGATATTGCAAGACAGCAGTGAAGTTCCTTCTTCTACCATTAATTTGATGGTTTGCGACATTCTTGATATCGAGAGCAGCTCGTTGGCGAATGATTTCAAATTAATTCATGACAAAGGAACTTATGATGCCATAAGCTTGAACCCTGATGATCCTCAAGGTCAGAGAACGaagtacataaaaaatgtttgcaatATTCTCAGGCCAGATGGATATCTCGTTATTTCATCGTGCAATTGGACCAAGGATGAGCTGATAACACATTTCCAGGGCG ACTTTGACGTCGTTTGCAGTTTGCATACACCCGCATTTTCATTCGGTGGAAAAGTTGGCGAATCCTTGGCCTGCGTCGTAttccggaaaaaaaaatag
- the FeCH gene encoding ferrochelatase, mitochondrial — protein MSIVNFSNMLSFGTRYTRNISLIIRSMSVVVQPNYEEIIKPKTAVLMLNMGGPTHTDQVPDYLLRIMTDRDMIQLPVQSQLGPWIAKRRSPEVQKKYAEIGGGSPILKWTNLQGKLLCENLDRVSPETAPHKHYVAFRYADPLTEDTLQQIEKDAPEHTVIFSQYPQYSCATTGSSFNAIYRYYKNRELPKNMKWSVIDRWSTHPLLVKSIALRIEEELKHFPENERDQVILLFSAHSLPLKAVNRGDAYPSEVGATVNAVMQELDHKNPYCLVWQSKVGPLPWLAPFTDDAIKEYVKHGKKHFILIPVAFVNEHIETLHEMDIEYCHDLGKELGIKNIRRAAAPNDHPIFIDALTDIVSKHLRSNRPVNPKFLTRCPHCVNANCGLSKTWYSKICKI, from the exons atgagtATCGTCAACTTTTCAAATATGCTGTCATTCG GGACTCGATACACGAGAAACATCTCTTTGATCATAAGATCGATGTCAGTTGTGGTACAACCAAATTATGAGGAAATAATTAAGCCGAAAACAGCTGTCTTGATGTTAAATATGGGTGGGCCAACGCATACTGATCAAGTTCCTGATTACCTGTTGCGTATCATGACTGATCGAGATATGATTCAGCTGCCTGTGCAAAG TCAATTGGGCCCATGGATTGCAAAACGACGTTCTCCTgaagtacaaaaaaaatatgctgAAATAGGCGGTGGCTCTCCCATTCTCAAATGGACCAATCTTCAGGGAAAATTGTTGTGCGAAAATCTTGACAGAGTGTCACCTGAAACTGCTCCGCACAAGCATTACGTAGCATTTCGTTATGCTGATCCTTTAACAGAGGATACACTGCAGCAAATAGAGAa gGATGCTCCAGAACACACAGTTATATTTTCTCAGTATCCGCAGTACAGCTGCGCAACAACAGGATCTAGTTTTAATGCTATTTATCGATATTATAAAAACAG AGAATTACCGAAGAACATGAAGTGGAGTGTCATTGATAGGTGGTCAACGCATCCACTTCTAGTCAAGAGTATAGCACTAAGGATCGAAGAAGAGCTAAAGCATTTTCCAGAAAATGAAAGAGACCAAGTTATACTATTATTTTCTGCGCATTCCTTGCCGTTGAAG GCTGTCAATAGGGGAGATGCATATCCATCAGAAGTTGGTGCCACCGTTAATGCAGTGATGCAGGAGTTAGATCACAAAAATCCTTACTGTTTGGTATGGCAATCAAAG GTCGGGCCTTTACCATGGCTAGCTCCATTCACCGATGATGCTATTAAAGAGTACGTCAAACACGGGAAAAAACACTTCATTCTAATACCAGTGGCTTTCGTCAACGAGCACATTGAAACTCTTCATGAAATGGATATTGAATACTGTCACGATTTAGGAAAGGAG TTGGGGATCAAAAACATAAGAAGAGCAGCTGCGCCGAACGACCATCCCATTTTCATCGATGCCCTTACGGATATCGTTAGCAAGCATTTGAGATCCAATCGCCCGGTAAATCCGAAATTCTTGACGAGATGTCCACATTGCGTAAATGCTAACTGCGGTTTAAGCAAAACTTGGTACTCCAAAATCTGTAAAATATGA